The following proteins are encoded in a genomic region of Alnus glutinosa chromosome 8, dhAlnGlut1.1, whole genome shotgun sequence:
- the LOC133874770 gene encoding metal tolerance protein 9-like, with protein sequence MEESGIDSIDAIHEGRRSPLLAPDIEPDSGCEPSSWRINLQEFPSLPERGDGDHGSYNLRRLLHTTRKRNKIADYYKKQERLLEGFNEMETMVVAGCLPSLTEDEMRQLVKSEKMAVYVSNIANLVLFVAKVYASIESRSLAVIASTMDSLLDLLSGFILWFTAHAMRKPNQYHYPIGKKRMQPVGIIVFASVMATLGLQILIEGVRELMSKSKPETDPQKEKWMIGIMVSVTIVKFVLMVYCRRFKNEIVRTYAQDHLFDVVTNSVGLAAAVLAIRYYWWIDPTGAILIALYTMNTWTKTVIENVWSLIGRTAPPEFLAKLTFLIWNHHEDIKHIDTVRAYTFGNHYFVEVDVVLPQDMLLNKAHNIGETLQEKLEKLPEVERAFVHIDFEYTHRPEHKITT encoded by the exons ATGGAAGAGAGTGGGATTGATAGCATTGATGCAATACATGAGGGCAGAAGGTCGCCCCTTCTGGCACCGGACATTGAGCCGGATTCAGGATGCGAGCCATCGTCGTGGAGAATCAATCTACAGGAATTCCCGTCACTGCCAGAGAGAGGAGATGGCGATCATGGTTCCTACAATCTTCGCCGCCTTCTTCATACCACAA GGAAACGCAACAAGATTGCTGATTATTACAAGAAGCAAGAAAGGCTCCTTGAAGGGTTCAATGAGATGGAGACCATGGTTGTAGCAGGTTGTCTGCCTAGTCTAACAGAG GATGAGATGAGGCAGCTTGTAAAGAGTGAGAAGATGGCGGTGTATGTATCAAACATAGCTAACTTGGTGCTCTTTGTGGCAAAGGTTTATGCTTCTATTGAGAGCAGATCACTGGCGGTTATTGCCTCAACCATGGATTCGCTCTTAGATCTCTTGTCAGGGTTTATATTGTGGTTCACTGCCCATGCCATGAGAAAGCCAAACCAGTATCACTATCCAATTGGAAAGAAACGGATGCAGCCAGTG GGAATCATTGTTTTTGCATCAGTAATGGCAACTCTTGGATTGCAGATACTGATTGAGGGTGTTCGAGAACTCATGTCAAAG TCCAAGCCTGAAACGGATCCCCAGAAGGAGAAATGGATGATTGGTATAATGGTCTCTGTAACAATTGTGAAGTTTGTGCTCATGGTCTATTGTCGcagatttaaaaatgaaattgttaGGACCTATGCACAAGATCATCTTTTCGATGTTGTTACAAATTCAGTTGGTTTGGCAGCAGCTGTCCTGGCCATCCGATATTACTGGTGGATTGATCCTACTGGAGCTATTTTA ATAGCATTATATACAATGAATACATGGACGAAGACAGTCATTGAGAATGTATGGTCACTAATCGGAAGAACAGCACCACCTGAGTTTCTGGCAAAGCTAACATTTTTAATATGGAACCACCATGAAGACATCAAGCACATTGACACAGTTAGAGCGTATACTTTTGGTAATCATTATTTTGTGGAGGTTGACGTAGTTTTGCCACAAGACATGCTTCTGAACAAAGCACATAATATTGGTGAGACACTTCAAGAGAAGCTTGAGAAACTCCCTGAAGTTGAGCGTGCTTTTGTGCATATAGATTTCGAGTATACTCATAGGCCTGAACACAAGATCACAACTTGA